Proteins encoded by one window of Fretibacterium sp. OH1220_COT-178:
- a CDS encoding chemotaxis protein CheW, which produces MAGQVKDAGAVGALQKDIGKDINVESLGQEHINLVFALGNEDFGVDVNIVREIVRVPPFITRVPNAPGYIRGVINLRGTIVPVFDMQLKIGMPTTPLTEEARIVVLSVSDVMFGIVVNSVREVRTIYDSQLETASKLSSAMDKRYVLWVAKPADGRLILLLDVSSLFELDLMLQEESEKE; this is translated from the coding sequence TTGGCTGGACAGGTGAAGGATGCGGGTGCCGTGGGCGCGCTGCAGAAGGATATCGGGAAGGACATCAACGTCGAATCCCTGGGACAGGAGCATATCAACCTCGTCTTTGCGCTTGGAAACGAGGATTTTGGGGTCGACGTCAACATCGTCCGCGAGATCGTGCGGGTGCCGCCGTTCATCACCCGCGTTCCCAACGCGCCGGGCTACATTCGCGGCGTCATCAACCTGCGGGGTACGATCGTCCCGGTCTTCGACATGCAGCTCAAGATCGGAATGCCCACCACGCCTCTGACCGAAGAGGCCCGTATTGTCGTGCTGTCCGTCAGCGACGTCATGTTCGGGATCGTCGTCAATTCGGTCCGCGAGGTTCGCACGATTTATGACTCCCAATTGGAGACGGCCTCCAAGCTCTCGTCCGCAATGGATAAGCGCTATGTCCTGTGGGTGGCCAAGCCCGCCGATGGACGATTGATCCTGTTGCTGGACGTGTCGTCCCTTTTCGAGCTCGACCTGATGCTCCAGGAGGAGTCCGAGAAGGAATAG
- a CDS encoding MATE family efflux transporter yields MRDIEALGREPMGKLLLRLSAPSVVGMMVQSLYNVVDAFFVGRGVGPHGIAAVFVAFPLQIAVMAFAMLLGSGGVSVISRSLGANDVDRARRALGTIMSASLALGLAAAVLNIVLAEHLVRFLGASEAIAPDSVRYVRIVALSSPLFSYSIVCHNAARGEGNARVAMVTMLLSGLLNVFLDALFIFGLGMGVAGAAWATAASQIMGALWLTRYYAGGRSALTPGMPSLRPDRHVLAEVVRVGLSAFMNQIGVALTIGFLNNTFARYGGDAGMAAYGIIQRTNSLIVMPIFGLNQGMVPVVGYNWGAGELGRVWQALKLSALTATGVCCLGAGILFFFPDRVFEIFSDDPELIFRGVTGARFIAFGIVFAGFQILCSGFYQGIGRGIPSLCFSVLRQFVLIIPLVWGLSRLFGLKGAWCAFPITDTISFSLAFSYFWWNGRHLLALRSRRAPGNRL; encoded by the coding sequence ATGCGGGATATAGAAGCGCTTGGACGAGAGCCGATGGGAAAGCTCCTGTTGCGCCTGTCTGCGCCCTCCGTAGTGGGGATGATGGTGCAGTCCCTGTATAACGTAGTGGACGCTTTTTTTGTGGGACGCGGCGTCGGGCCCCACGGCATCGCCGCGGTGTTCGTGGCCTTTCCGCTCCAGATTGCCGTCATGGCCTTCGCCATGCTGCTGGGCTCGGGCGGCGTCTCCGTGATCTCGAGGAGCCTGGGGGCGAACGACGTCGATCGTGCCCGGCGCGCATTGGGCACCATCATGTCGGCCTCCCTGGCGCTCGGTCTGGCCGCGGCCGTCCTCAACATCGTCCTGGCGGAGCACCTCGTGCGGTTTCTCGGAGCCTCGGAGGCCATCGCACCGGACTCGGTGAGGTATGTCCGCATCGTGGCGCTTTCGAGCCCTCTCTTCTCCTATTCCATCGTATGCCACAATGCCGCGAGGGGGGAGGGGAACGCCCGGGTCGCCATGGTCACGATGCTGCTCTCAGGCCTGTTGAACGTCTTTCTGGACGCCCTCTTCATCTTTGGCCTGGGGATGGGAGTGGCGGGAGCCGCCTGGGCCACTGCGGCCAGCCAGATCATGGGGGCGCTGTGGCTCACCCGCTATTACGCGGGAGGGAGAAGCGCCCTCACCCCCGGCATGCCCTCGCTGAGGCCGGACCGGCATGTCCTGGCGGAGGTCGTCCGGGTCGGGTTGTCCGCCTTCATGAACCAGATCGGGGTGGCCCTGACGATCGGCTTTTTGAACAACACCTTCGCCCGATACGGGGGGGATGCGGGAATGGCCGCATACGGCATCATTCAACGCACGAACTCCCTGATCGTGATGCCGATCTTCGGGCTGAATCAGGGGATGGTCCCGGTCGTCGGATACAATTGGGGGGCCGGCGAGCTGGGAAGGGTCTGGCAGGCCCTCAAGCTGTCGGCCCTGACCGCCACAGGGGTCTGCTGCCTTGGTGCCGGCATCCTGTTCTTCTTCCCGGACCGCGTATTCGAAATATTCTCGGACGATCCGGAGCTGATTTTCCGAGGGGTGACGGGAGCGCGCTTCATCGCCTTCGGAATCGTTTTTGCGGGCTTTCAAATCCTCTGCTCCGGATTTTACCAGGGGATAGGGCGGGGCATCCCCTCGCTCTGCTTCTCGGTCCTGCGCCAGTTTGTCCTGATCATTCCCCTGGTCTGGGGGCTGTCCCGCCTCTTCGGCCTGAAGGGGGCCTGGTGCGCTTTTCCCATCACGGACACGATCTCGTTCTCCCTGGCCTTTTCGTATTTCTGGTGGAACGGCCGGCACCTCTTGGCCCTTCGTTCGCGACGTGCCCCGGGGAATAGGCTATAA